In Osmerus eperlanus unplaced genomic scaffold, fOsmEpe2.1 SCAFFOLD_388, whole genome shotgun sequence, one genomic interval encodes:
- the LOC134015756 gene encoding ras-GEF domain-containing family member 1C-like, with translation EEDKYDEDDRALLPVSLQSYRKSLSQVLQKLSLKLATLSQCEETVVKGNASSISDKLLAFKSKPPGLQRDMLSICSDPFTLAQQLTHIELEHLSHICPEEFVQAFVQKDPLDSTQPCFSDQKKKTTNLEAYVRWFNRLCYLVATEICMPGKKKQRALVIEFFIDVARECFNIGNFNSLMAIISGMNMSPVSRLKKTWSKAKTAKFFILEHQMDPTGNFYNYRTALRGAVHRSQTASSNREKIVIPFFSMLIKDIYFLNEGCANRLPNGHVNFEKFVELARQVGEFMTWKQAECPFEQDRVILHYLHTAPIFTEDGLYLASYESESPENQVEKERWKSLRSNILGKT, from the exons GAGGAGGACAAGTATGATGAAGATGACCGTGCTCTCCTTCCTGTTTCCCTCCAGTCGTACAGGAAGTCACTGAGCCAGGTCCTGCAAAAGCTGAGCCTTAAGCTGGCCACCCTGAGTCAGTGCGAGGAGACTGTCGTCAAGGGCAACGCCTCGTCCATCTCTGACAAGCTGCTGGCTTTCAAAAGCAAGCCCCCGGGCCTTCAGAGAGACATGCTCTCCATCTGCAGTGACCCCTTCACCCTGGCCCAGCAGCTCACACACATAGAACtg gagcaTCTGAGTCATATATGTCCAGAGGAGTTTGTCCAAGCCTTCGTACAGAAGGACCCACTGGACAGCACACAG ccatgTTTCAGTGACCAGAAAAAGAAGACCACCAACCTTGAGGCCTACGTCAGATGGTTCAACAGACTGTGTTATCTGGTCGCTACGGAGATCTGCATG cctggtAAGAAGAAGCAGAGAGCCCTGGTGATTGAGTTCTTTATCGACGTGGCCAGAGAGTGCTTCAATATCGGCAACTTCAACTCCCTCATGGCCatcatct CTGGCATGAACATGAGTCCAGTATCTCGTCTAAAGAAGACCTGGAGCAAAGCCAAGACGGCCAAGTTCTTCATCCTGGAG CACCAGATGGATCCTACTGGGAACTTCTACAACTACAGGACTGCTCTGAGGGGGGCTGTCCACCGCTCACAGACTGCCAGCAGCAACAGGGAGAAG ATCGTGATCCCTTTCTTCAGTATGCTTATTAAAGATATCTACTTCCTAAACGAAGGATGTGCCAACCGCCTGCCCAACGGACATGTCAACTTTGAG AAATTCGTGGAGCTGGCGAGGCAGGTGGGGGAGTTCATGACGTGGAAGCAGGCCGAGTGTCCGTTCGAGCAGGACAGGGTCATCCTGCATTATctccacacagcacccatcTTCACCGAGGACG gcctctACCTGGCGTCCTACGAGAGTGAGAGCCCAGAGAACCAGGTGGAGAAGGAAAGGTGGAAATCACTcag GTCTAATATCCTGGGGAAGACATGA
- the LOC134015755 gene encoding dual specificity protein kinase CLK4-like isoform X1: MRQSKRMRSPDSLLDAWEERMQSHKRRRRDSHSSERENESRRHRRQYTTKRGHYLETRSLNQNLDSQERRVRHRSLEMGYEDSRGSTCLSRDRDQEWHHYSKSSCRSGMTGRSRRSSRGQRDTGRGPRQSPSHQNSQSTRRRQRRNRKRTRSVEDDDEGHLIYHWGDMLRDRYEIVSNLGEGAFGKVVECVDHSKGGACVAVKIIKNIDRYREAAMSEVEVLEQMNSLDCDRRYACVRMLDWFDHHGHVCIVLELLGLSTYDFLKENGFQPFPIEHIRHMAYQTIKAVRFLHKSKLTHTDLKPENILFINSDYHLEYNPVMRRDERTLKNPDVKVVDFGNATYEYEHHTSVISTRHYRAPEVILDLGWDHACDVWSLGCILLEYYLGSTLFQTHDSKEHLAMMERVLGPIPTHLLQKTRKRRYVHRYKLDWDPRGSSGRYVRRHCRPLKEYMVSQSSEHEQLFDLIRKMMEFDPSRRLSMNQALRHPFFSCLRKASSSSAKN, translated from the exons ATGCGGCAGTCGAAGCGAATGCGTTCACCGGACTCTTTGCTCGATGCGTGGGAGGAGAGAATGCAGAGCCATAAGCGCCGAAGAAGAGACTCGCACAGCAGCGAGAGGGAGAACGAATCTAGAAGACATCGTCGTCAATACACAACGAAAAGAGG GCACTACCTGGAGACCCGCAGCCTGAACCAGAACCTGGACTCGCAGGAGCGCCGTGTCCGACACCGGAGCCTGGAGATGGGCTACGAGGACAGCCGGGGCAGCACCTGCCTGAGCCGGGACAGAGACCAGGAATGGCACCACTACAGCAAGTCCTCCTGCCGTAGCGGCATGACCGGACGGAGTCGGAGGAGTAGCCGCGGGCAACGGGACACGGGGCGTGGCCCCCGCCAAAGCCCCTCCCACCAGAACTCTCAGTCG ACGCGGAGACGCCAGCGCAGGAACAGGAAGCGAACCCGAAGTGTTGAGGATGATGACGAGGGTCACCTGATCTATCACTGGGGAGACATGCTGAGAGACAGAT ATGAGATAGTCTCCAATCTGGGAGAAGGAGCATTTGGCAAGGTGGTGGAATGCGTCGATCACTCCAA gggtGGTGCTTGTGTGGCCGTCAAGATCATTAAGAACATTGATCGGTACCGCGAGGCGGCCATGTCTGAGGTTGAGGTTTTGGAGCAGATGAACTCTCTGGACTGTGACCGGCGATA tgcgtgtgtgaggatgCTGGACTGGTTCGACCACCACGGTCACGTGTGCATCGTGTTGGAGCTGCTGGGACTGAGCACCTACGACTTCCTGAAGGAGAACGGCTTCCAGCCCTTCCCCATAGAGCACATCAGACACATGGCCTATCAGACCATCAAGGCTGTCcgct TCCTTCACAAGAGCAAGCTGACCCACACAGACCTGAAGCCAGAGAACATCCTGTTCATCAACTCAGACTACCACCTGGAGTACAACCCAGTTATG AGGCGGGATGAACGGACGTTGAAGAACCCAGATGTGAAGGTGGTGGACTTTGGCAACGCCACCTACGAGTATGAACACCACACCTCTGTGATCTCCACACGCCACTATCGTGCCCCCGAGGTCATACTGG acCTGGGCTGGGACCATGCGTGTGATGTGTGGAGTCTGGGCTGCATCCTGCTTGAGTATTATCTGGGATCCACTCTGTTCCAG accCATGACAGTAAGGAGCACCTGGCCATGATGGAGAGAGTTCTGGGGCCCAtccccacacacctgctgcagaAGACCAG GAAGAGGAGGTACGTGCACCGCTACAAGCTGGACTGGGATCCCCGCGGCTCCTCTGGTCGCTACGTGAGGAGACACTGCAGACCCCTGAAG gaGTACATGGTGTCCCAGAGTTCAGAGCACGAGCAGCTGTTTGACCTGATCAGGAAGATGATGGAGTTCGACCCGTCCAGGAGGCTCAGTATGAACCAGGCCCTCCGGCACCCCTTCTTCTCCTGCCTCCGCAAggcctccagctcctcagccaagAACTGA
- the LOC134015755 gene encoding dual specificity protein kinase CLK4-like isoform X2 — translation MSEVEVLEQMNSLDCDRRYACVRMLDWFDHHGHVCIVLELLGLSTYDFLKENGFQPFPIEHIRHMAYQTIKAVRFLHKSKLTHTDLKPENILFINSDYHLEYNPVMRRDERTLKNPDVKVVDFGNATYEYEHHTSVISTRHYRAPEVILDLGWDHACDVWSLGCILLEYYLGSTLFQTHDSKEHLAMMERVLGPIPTHLLQKTRKRRYVHRYKLDWDPRGSSGRYVRRHCRPLKEYMVSQSSEHEQLFDLIRKMMEFDPSRRLSMNQALRHPFFSCLRKASSSSAKN, via the exons ATGTCTGAGGTTGAGGTTTTGGAGCAGATGAACTCTCTGGACTGTGACCGGCGATA tgcgtgtgtgaggatgCTGGACTGGTTCGACCACCACGGTCACGTGTGCATCGTGTTGGAGCTGCTGGGACTGAGCACCTACGACTTCCTGAAGGAGAACGGCTTCCAGCCCTTCCCCATAGAGCACATCAGACACATGGCCTATCAGACCATCAAGGCTGTCcgct TCCTTCACAAGAGCAAGCTGACCCACACAGACCTGAAGCCAGAGAACATCCTGTTCATCAACTCAGACTACCACCTGGAGTACAACCCAGTTATG AGGCGGGATGAACGGACGTTGAAGAACCCAGATGTGAAGGTGGTGGACTTTGGCAACGCCACCTACGAGTATGAACACCACACCTCTGTGATCTCCACACGCCACTATCGTGCCCCCGAGGTCATACTGG acCTGGGCTGGGACCATGCGTGTGATGTGTGGAGTCTGGGCTGCATCCTGCTTGAGTATTATCTGGGATCCACTCTGTTCCAG accCATGACAGTAAGGAGCACCTGGCCATGATGGAGAGAGTTCTGGGGCCCAtccccacacacctgctgcagaAGACCAG GAAGAGGAGGTACGTGCACCGCTACAAGCTGGACTGGGATCCCCGCGGCTCCTCTGGTCGCTACGTGAGGAGACACTGCAGACCCCTGAAG gaGTACATGGTGTCCCAGAGTTCAGAGCACGAGCAGCTGTTTGACCTGATCAGGAAGATGATGGAGTTCGACCCGTCCAGGAGGCTCAGTATGAACCAGGCCCTCCGGCACCCCTTCTTCTCCTGCCTCCGCAAggcctccagctcctcagccaagAACTGA
- the LOC134015757 gene encoding collagen alpha-1(XXIII) chain-like, translating into MDSMVDSSGLSKAESRCAPRSRFPRCPVGFTSAVCLVLSLSSVSVCLMMSLKTHQLENRLSALETEKTSVFHPPESAFLREDGTVIPALRDSVEMLLQERLNEIIPKLRSARDVAQECSCPP; encoded by the exons ATGGATTCAATGGTGGATTCGAGCGGGCTGAGCAAGGCAGAAAGTCGTTGCGCGCCCCGGTCCCGGTTCCCGCGGTGCCCGGTTGGCTTTACCTCCGCGGTGTGTCTCGTGCTGTCCCTGAGCTCCGTGTCGGTGTGCCTGATGATGAGCCTCAAGACTCACCAGCTGGAGAACCGTCTGAGCGCACTGGAAACGGAGAAAACCTCCGTCTTTCATCCACCGGAGAGCGCTTTTTTGCGCGAGGATGGGACAGTCATACCGGCGCTGAGGGACTCCGTTGAGATGCTCCTTCAGGAG agactGAATGAGATCATTCCAAAGCTGCGCTCAGCGAGGGATGTGGCCCAAGAGTGCTCCTGCCCACCAG